A region of Gemmatimonadaceae bacterium DNA encodes the following proteins:
- the upp gene encoding uracil phosphoribosyltransferase, with amino-acid sequence MSTPHDFPTLSIVDHPLVRHKLTLLRDRATPTKQFKELVDEIAMLMAYEATRDLALEPVGVDTPLEHATGWAVRGKKLTLVPILRAGLGMVEGILRLMPSARVGHIGLYRDHDTLEPVDYYFKVPGDVSERDFLLLDPMLATGGSAAAAVASLKRAGASRIRFLCLVAAPEGVARLSREHPDVPILAASLDRELNEHGYILPGLGDAGDRLFGTR; translated from the coding sequence ATGTCCACACCCCACGACTTCCCCACGCTCAGCATCGTAGACCACCCGCTGGTTCGTCACAAGCTGACGCTTCTGCGCGACCGCGCCACGCCGACCAAGCAGTTCAAGGAGCTGGTGGACGAGATCGCCATGCTGATGGCGTACGAAGCCACGCGGGATCTCGCGCTGGAGCCGGTGGGCGTGGACACCCCGCTCGAACACGCGACGGGCTGGGCCGTGCGCGGCAAGAAGCTTACGCTCGTCCCCATTCTGCGCGCCGGCCTCGGGATGGTCGAAGGCATTCTGCGCCTCATGCCCTCGGCGCGCGTGGGCCACATCGGCCTCTATCGCGATCACGATACGCTCGAGCCGGTGGACTACTACTTCAAGGTGCCGGGCGATGTGAGCGAGCGCGACTTCCTGCTCCTCGATCCCATGCTCGCCACTGGCGGCAGCGCCGCCGCCGCGGTCGCCTCACTCAAGCGCGCCGGCGCGAGCCGCATTCGGTTCCTGTGCCTCGTCGCCGCCCCCGAGGGCGTCGCCCGCCTCTCCCGCGAGCACCCCGACGTCCCCATTCTCGCCGCCAGTCTCGACCGCGAGCTCAATGAGCATGGCTACATCCTGCCCGGCCTAGGCGACGCCGGCGACCGCCTCTTCGGCACCCGCTAG
- a CDS encoding DUF2225 domain-containing protein, producing the protein MTTLHLIELTCPVCEREFRSQTVVATNGFGGKRTDFHERAAGMQPLPYFVHLCTHCGYAGVTRDFGDEVELTAWIKELVWAELAPSLTHSLPSGSLKYEHAAKVAAWQGSDPRYLADLYLRAAWCCVDEGDSEAERFFRRHAAWRFADALAAFDGVPPDERAVITYLIGELWRRVGDETQAQSWFDKVPEEVTEPDVQAWVLEAACQQKTEPREWFS; encoded by the coding sequence CGACCCTGCATCTCATCGAACTGACTTGTCCCGTGTGCGAGCGTGAGTTCCGCTCGCAGACCGTCGTGGCCACGAATGGCTTCGGCGGAAAGCGGACCGATTTCCACGAGCGGGCGGCGGGTATGCAGCCGCTGCCGTACTTCGTGCATCTGTGCACGCATTGCGGGTACGCCGGCGTCACGCGCGACTTTGGTGACGAGGTCGAACTGACCGCCTGGATCAAGGAGCTCGTGTGGGCGGAGCTGGCGCCGTCGCTGACGCACTCGCTGCCGTCCGGATCCCTCAAGTACGAGCACGCGGCGAAAGTCGCGGCGTGGCAGGGGAGCGATCCGCGGTATCTCGCCGATCTCTATCTCCGGGCCGCGTGGTGCTGCGTCGATGAAGGGGACAGCGAAGCCGAGCGGTTCTTCCGTCGCCACGCGGCGTGGCGCTTCGCCGATGCGCTGGCAGCGTTCGATGGCGTCCCGCCGGATGAGCGCGCGGTGATCACGTATCTGATCGGCGAGCTCTGGCGGCGCGTGGGCGATGAGACGCAGGCCCAATCCTGGTTCGACAAGGTGCCTGAGGAGGTCACCGAGCCGGACGTGCAGGCGTGGGTGCTGGAGGCGGCGTGTCAGCAGAAGACGGAGCCGCGGGAGTGGTTTTCGTAA